A part of Vigna radiata var. radiata cultivar VC1973A chromosome 11, Vradiata_ver6, whole genome shotgun sequence genomic DNA contains:
- the LOC106777011 gene encoding transcription termination factor MTEF1, chloroplastic yields the protein MSTVKLSPPIHSQFSSHHNPSTTSDRGIVFHEKVRYLKALKVNPEKAFRLNPKLRSSPLAALESVTRCLYSLGVPRASLGRILDMHPVLLTCNPYYQLYPLLDFLLHEVAIPFPDVHLCIIRCPRLLVSSIDNQLRPTLFFLRELGFCGPHSLTCQTTLLLVSSLEDTLLPKIEFLKSLGFTHIEVSNMVVRSPGLLTLSVMKNLAPKVEFFLKEMNGDVSELKRFPQYFSFSLERRIRPRFGMLRQLGVSVPLEDMLKVSDGEFNARLLELRFKTLEFGVG from the coding sequence ATGTCGACAGTGAAACTCTCTCCTCCGATACACTCCCAATTTTCTTCCCACCACAATCCTTCGACAACCTCGGACCGCGGCATTGTATTCCACGAAAAGGTGCGCTACCTTAAAGCCCTCAAAGTGAATCCGGAGAAGGCCTTCCGCTTGAACCCCAAACTCCGCTCCTCCCCTCTCGCCGCCCTGGAATCCGTCACGCGCTGTCTCTACTCCCTCGGAGTCCCACGCGCCTCCTTGGGGCGCATCCTCGACATGCATCCCGTGCTCCTCACCTGCAACCCCTACTACCAACTGTATCCCCTCCTCGACTTCCTCCTCCACGAGGTTGCAATCCCCTTCCCCGACGTCCACCTCTGCATTATCCGCTGCCCCAGATTGCTCGTTTCCAGCATTGATAATCAATTGCGTCCCACACTGTTCTTTCTAAGGGAATTAGGGTTCTGTGGGCCACACTCCCTCACGTGCCAGACCACCCTGCTTCTCGTGTCCAGCTTGGAGGACACCCTTTTGCCCAAGATTGAGTTTTTGAAGAGTTTGGGGTTCACTCACATCGAGGTTTCCAACATGGTCGTCAGGTCCCCTGGGTTGTTGACTTTGAGCGTGATGAAGAATTTGGCACCCAAAGTGGAATTTTTCTTGAAGGAGATGAATGGGGATGTTTCTGAGCTCAAGAGGTTTCCTCAGTACTTCTCTTTTAGCTTGGAACGGAGGATTAGGCCGAGATTTGGGATGCTGAGGCAGCTTGGCGTGTCGGTGCCGTTGGAAGATATGTTGAAGGTTAGTGATGGCGAGTTTAATGCTAGGTTGCTTGAATTGAGGTTTAAGACTCTTGAGTTTGGAGTAGGATAA
- the LOC106776801 gene encoding uncharacterized protein LOC106776801, whose product MEEMQRRHEEMQRKHEEEMAAVRAECLAQLRGEKEKQTGEGNKEAHSSAQGQDDRGKGEQKNTEEEKEKGEESLVLVKPEMPSVPVPFVQAVMDVRISDQFIPPQFKMYDSTGDPKAHIKSFTNAMAFRTGSDAIWCRAFSLSLEGEALEWFNSLPNGSVENFKGLSGMFTEQFAACRPQDVTLVDLMNLKQGKEEPLRTFMDRFTKTVRRVRGLSVEMALQYVMPALRPGPFKESVYRTSPKTLEELRQRAADEARVEEMKQNYRREMQDAKDKSEGKQQGQPQRPGGVKGRDGPRVPRFPQYTPLNAPRARILQEALSTQVMRTPQKRPTPPGADSSKHCLYHQNMGHDTEDCMTLKDQIEELIQAGHLKQYVRGYQSEMAPAGRPAPRERSPRPLPDRGHRDDRPRHKHGQVGRGRSSERRRERSRSRSRSRAGDNTGPLRGMINTISGGFAGGGTSSSAQKRSIRHLRSIHAVDVPK is encoded by the coding sequence ATGGAAGAAATGCAGAGAAGACATGAGGAAATGCAaaggaagcatgaagaggaGATGGCGGCCGTACGAGCCGAGTGTTTAGCTCAGCTCCGCGgggaaaaggaaaaacagaCCGGAGAAGGCAATAAGGAGGCCCACAGTAGTGCACAAGGTCAAGACGACCGGGGAAAGGGGGAACAGAAGAACACtgaggaggagaaggagaaaggAGAGGAAAGTTTAGTATTGGTAAAGCCAGAGATGCCATCAGTTCCGGTGCCATTCGTTCAGGCTGTGATGGACGTCCGCATCTCTGACCAGTTCATTCCGCCGCAATTCAAAATGTATGACAGCACCGGAGACCCGAAAGCACACATTAAGTCATTCACCAACGCCATGGCGTTCCGTACGGGGAGCGATGCCATCTGGTGCCGGGCGTTCTCATTGTCCCTCGAGGGCGAGGCCTTGGAATGGTTCAATTCCCTTCCCAATGGCTCAGTAGAAAACTTCAAAGGGTTGAGCGGCATGTTCACTGAACAGTTCGCCGCGTGCCGACCACAAGATGTCACTCTAGTTGACTTGATGAATCTGAAGCAAGGGAAGGAGGAGCCGCTCAGAACCTTCATGGACCGATTCACAAAGACAGTACGTCGTGTCAGAGGTTTGAGCGTGGAGATGGCCCTGCAGTATGTGATGCCGGCTCTTAGGCCAGGACCTTTTAAGGAAAGCGTCTACCGGACCTCACCCAAAACCTTGGAAGAACTACGCCAGCGGGCGGCGGACGAAGCAAGGGTGgaggaaatgaaacaaaattatcgAAGGGAAATGCAGGACGCGAAGGATAAGAGCGAGGGAAAACAACAGGGTCAACCCCAACGACCAGGCGGTGTGAAGGGGCGAGACGGTCCCCGGGTCCCTCGCTTCCCTCAATACACTCCCCTCAACGCCCCCCGGGCTCGGATATTGCAGGAAGCCCTGAGCACGCAAGTAATGCGGACCCCTCAAAAGCGTCCTACTCCCCCGGGAGCCGACAGCAGTAAACACTGCCTGTATCATCAGAATATGGGCCACGACACCGAAGATTGCATGACGCTTAAGGATCAGATAGAGGAGCTCATCCAGGCTGGACACTTAAAACAGTATGTTAGGGGATACCAGAGCGAAATGGCGCCTGCCGGACGTCCGGCCCCCCGGGAGAGGAGTCCGAGGCCTTTACCCGACAGAGGTCACAGGGACGACCGTCCGAGACACAAACATGGTCAAGTCGGACGGGGAAGGAGTTCGGAGAGAAGGAGGGAGAGGAGCAGGAGTCGGAGCAGAAGCCGGGCAGGCGACAACACTGGACCGTTGCGGGGGATGATTAACACGATCTCCGGTGGATTTGCAGGCGGGGGAACGTCGTCGTCTGCGCAAAAACGGAGCATCCGTCATCTGCGGTCCATACACGCCGTTGACGTTCCTAAATGA